In one Grus americana isolate bGruAme1 chromosome 1, bGruAme1.mat, whole genome shotgun sequence genomic region, the following are encoded:
- the HCLS1 gene encoding hematopoietic lineage cell-specific protein isoform X1: MWKAVVGHDVSVKIEAQGDDWDTDPDFVNDISEKEQRWGAKTIEGSGRAEHIDIHQLRNKVSEEHEVIKKKELETGPKASYGYGGKFGTERDRMDKCAVGHEYIADVGKHSSQTDAAQGFGGKYGVQRDRADKSALGFEYKGEVEKHSSQKDYSKGFGGRYGVERDKVDKAAVGFDYKSQAEKHDSQKDYSVGFGGKFGVQKDRQDKSALGWDHQEEVQPHASQTDYAKGFGGRYGIQKDRVDKSAAGFSEMAAPTSSYEKTRPLEAGASSGTRSLRSQFENMAKSAEEESRRQAEEDRVRRQARECQVARQKQQIPQREKDHTEAVPATVPARVPESADRARPASQGEQQAKREDEETPPTLPPRPADLGEELCKIHSQDQPIYSESLDVGGDYEELPEPSDYCDSTNGGADYEELPAPLGKLDAIYDHGGDGGEDYEEILPEEPNQSQPHLGEMDNGYEVKSPGTCAVALYDYQGDGDDEISFDPDDTITHIEMVDEGWWRGQCRGKVGLFPANYVKLLQ; this comes from the exons ATGTGGAAAGCAGTCGTGGGACATGACGTGTCAGTGAAGATTGAGGCTCAGGGAGATGACTGGGACACTGACCCTGATTTTGTG AACGACATTTCCGAGAAGGAGCAGCGCTGGGGAGCTAAAACCATCGAAGGCTCCGGGCGCGCCGAGCACATCGA CATCCATCAGCTGAGGAACAAGGTATCAGAGGAACATGAGGTCATCAAGAAGAAGGAGCTGGAGACTGGCCCCAAGGCCTCCTATGGTTATGGGGGCAAATTTGGAACAGAGCGGGACCGAATGGATAAG TGCGCAGTGGGCCATGAGTACATTGCTGATGTTGGGAAGCACTCCTCGCAGACGGATGCCGCCCAGGGCTTTGGGGGAAAGTATGGAGTCCAACGGGACCGAGCTGACAAG TCAGCACTGGGCTTTGAATACAAGGGTGAGGTGGAAAAACACTCGTCCCAGAAAG ATTACTCCAAGGGCTTTGGTGGCCGTTACGGTGTGGAGAGGGACAAGGTGGACAAAGCAGCAGTAGGATTTGACTACAAGAGCCAGGCAGAGAAGCATGACTCTCAGAAAG ACTATTCTGTGGGCTTTGGTGGGAAGTTCGGTGTCCAGAAGGATCGTCAGGACAAGAGTGCCCTTGGCTGGGACCATCAGGAGGAAGTGCAACCCCATGCATCCCAAACAG ACTATGCCAAGGGTTTTGGAGGCCGTTACGGGATCCAGAAGGACAGAGTAGATAAG AGTGCTGCTGGCTTTAGTGAGATGGCAGCTCCCACCTCCTCGTATGAGAAAACAAGACCACTGGAGGCAG GAGCTTCCAGTGGCACCAGAAGCCTGCGGTCACAGTTTGAAAACATGGCTAAgtcagcagaggaggagagcagaaggcaggcagaggaggaccgGGTGAGGCGGCAGGCTCGGGAGTGCCAGGTGGCTCGGCAGAAG CAGCAAATCCCGCAGAGGGAGAAGGACCACACAGAGGCAGTGCCTGCCACCGTGCCAGCAAGGGTGCCTGAGAGTGCTGACCGAGCCAGGCCTGCGTCACAAGGAGAACAG CAGGCAAAAAGGGAAGATGAGGAAACACCACCCACTTTGCCACCAAGGCCAGCAGATCTGGGTGAAGAGCTATGCAAGATCCACAGCCAGGATCAGCCCATCTATAGTGAAAGCTTGGATGTCGGTGGAGACTATGAGGAGCTGCCAGAGCCCTCTGACTACTGTGACAGTACCAATGGAGGTGCTGACTATGAGGAGCTGCCAGCTCCTTTGGGAAAGCTAGATGCCATCTATGACcatggaggagatggaggtgaGGACTATGAGGAGATCCTTCCTGAGGAGCCCAACCAGAGTCAGCCCCACCTGG GGGAAATGGACAATGGTTATGAGGTGAAGAGCCCTGGGACCTGCGCAGTGGCTCTCTATGATTACCAAGGAG ATGGAGATGATGAGATTTCTTTTGATCCTGATGACACAATCACACACATCGAGATGGTAGACGAAGGCTGGTGGCGGGGGCAGTGCCGGGGCAAAGTAGGCCTCTTTCCAGCAAATTATGTGAAGCTTCTGCAGTGA
- the HCLS1 gene encoding hematopoietic lineage cell-specific protein isoform X2 has protein sequence MWKAVVGHDVSVKIEAQGDDWDTDPDFVNDISEKEQRWGAKTIEGSGRAEHIDIHQLRNKVSEEHEVIKKKELETGPKASYGYGGKFGTERDRMDKCAVGHEYIADVGKHSSQTDAAQGFGGKYGVQRDRADKSALGFEYKGEVEKHSSQKDYSKGFGGRYGVERDKVDKAAVGFDYKSQAEKHDSQKDYSVGFGGKFGVQKDRQDKSALGWDHQEEVQPHASQTDYAKGFGGRYGIQKDRVDKSAAGFSEMAAPTSSYEKTRPLEAGASSGTRSLRSQFENMAKSAEEESRRQAEEDRVRRQARECQVARQKQIPQREKDHTEAVPATVPARVPESADRARPASQGEQQAKREDEETPPTLPPRPADLGEELCKIHSQDQPIYSESLDVGGDYEELPEPSDYCDSTNGGADYEELPAPLGKLDAIYDHGGDGGEDYEEILPEEPNQSQPHLGEMDNGYEVKSPGTCAVALYDYQGDGDDEISFDPDDTITHIEMVDEGWWRGQCRGKVGLFPANYVKLLQ, from the exons ATGTGGAAAGCAGTCGTGGGACATGACGTGTCAGTGAAGATTGAGGCTCAGGGAGATGACTGGGACACTGACCCTGATTTTGTG AACGACATTTCCGAGAAGGAGCAGCGCTGGGGAGCTAAAACCATCGAAGGCTCCGGGCGCGCCGAGCACATCGA CATCCATCAGCTGAGGAACAAGGTATCAGAGGAACATGAGGTCATCAAGAAGAAGGAGCTGGAGACTGGCCCCAAGGCCTCCTATGGTTATGGGGGCAAATTTGGAACAGAGCGGGACCGAATGGATAAG TGCGCAGTGGGCCATGAGTACATTGCTGATGTTGGGAAGCACTCCTCGCAGACGGATGCCGCCCAGGGCTTTGGGGGAAAGTATGGAGTCCAACGGGACCGAGCTGACAAG TCAGCACTGGGCTTTGAATACAAGGGTGAGGTGGAAAAACACTCGTCCCAGAAAG ATTACTCCAAGGGCTTTGGTGGCCGTTACGGTGTGGAGAGGGACAAGGTGGACAAAGCAGCAGTAGGATTTGACTACAAGAGCCAGGCAGAGAAGCATGACTCTCAGAAAG ACTATTCTGTGGGCTTTGGTGGGAAGTTCGGTGTCCAGAAGGATCGTCAGGACAAGAGTGCCCTTGGCTGGGACCATCAGGAGGAAGTGCAACCCCATGCATCCCAAACAG ACTATGCCAAGGGTTTTGGAGGCCGTTACGGGATCCAGAAGGACAGAGTAGATAAG AGTGCTGCTGGCTTTAGTGAGATGGCAGCTCCCACCTCCTCGTATGAGAAAACAAGACCACTGGAGGCAG GAGCTTCCAGTGGCACCAGAAGCCTGCGGTCACAGTTTGAAAACATGGCTAAgtcagcagaggaggagagcagaaggcaggcagaggaggaccgGGTGAGGCGGCAGGCTCGGGAGTGCCAGGTGGCTCGGCAGAAG CAAATCCCGCAGAGGGAGAAGGACCACACAGAGGCAGTGCCTGCCACCGTGCCAGCAAGGGTGCCTGAGAGTGCTGACCGAGCCAGGCCTGCGTCACAAGGAGAACAG CAGGCAAAAAGGGAAGATGAGGAAACACCACCCACTTTGCCACCAAGGCCAGCAGATCTGGGTGAAGAGCTATGCAAGATCCACAGCCAGGATCAGCCCATCTATAGTGAAAGCTTGGATGTCGGTGGAGACTATGAGGAGCTGCCAGAGCCCTCTGACTACTGTGACAGTACCAATGGAGGTGCTGACTATGAGGAGCTGCCAGCTCCTTTGGGAAAGCTAGATGCCATCTATGACcatggaggagatggaggtgaGGACTATGAGGAGATCCTTCCTGAGGAGCCCAACCAGAGTCAGCCCCACCTGG GGGAAATGGACAATGGTTATGAGGTGAAGAGCCCTGGGACCTGCGCAGTGGCTCTCTATGATTACCAAGGAG ATGGAGATGATGAGATTTCTTTTGATCCTGATGACACAATCACACACATCGAGATGGTAGACGAAGGCTGGTGGCGGGGGCAGTGCCGGGGCAAAGTAGGCCTCTTTCCAGCAAATTATGTGAAGCTTCTGCAGTGA
- the HCLS1 gene encoding hematopoietic lineage cell-specific protein isoform X4: protein MWKAVVGHDVSVKIEAQGDDWDTDPDFVNDISEKEQRWGAKTIEGSGRAEHIDIHQLRNKVSEEHEVIKKKELETGPKASYGYGGKFGTERDRMDKCAVGHEYIADVGKHSSQTDAAQGFGGKYGVQRDRADKSALGFEYKGEVEKHSSQKDYSKGFGGRYGVERDKVDKAAVGFDYKSQAEKHDSQKDYSVGFGGKFGVQKDRQDKSALGWDHQEEVQPHASQTDYAKGFGGRYGIQKDRVDKSAAGFSEMAAPTSSYEKTRPLEAGASSGTRSLRSQFENMAKSAEEESRRQAEEDRVRRQARECQVARQKQIPQREKDHTEAVPATVPARVPESADRARPASQGEQAKREDEETPPTLPPRPADLGEELCKIHSQDQPIYSESLDVGGDYEELPEPSDYCDSTNGGADYEELPAPLGKLDAIYDHGGDGGEDYEEILPEEPNQSQPHLGEMDNGYEVKSPGTCAVALYDYQGDGDDEISFDPDDTITHIEMVDEGWWRGQCRGKVGLFPANYVKLLQ from the exons ATGTGGAAAGCAGTCGTGGGACATGACGTGTCAGTGAAGATTGAGGCTCAGGGAGATGACTGGGACACTGACCCTGATTTTGTG AACGACATTTCCGAGAAGGAGCAGCGCTGGGGAGCTAAAACCATCGAAGGCTCCGGGCGCGCCGAGCACATCGA CATCCATCAGCTGAGGAACAAGGTATCAGAGGAACATGAGGTCATCAAGAAGAAGGAGCTGGAGACTGGCCCCAAGGCCTCCTATGGTTATGGGGGCAAATTTGGAACAGAGCGGGACCGAATGGATAAG TGCGCAGTGGGCCATGAGTACATTGCTGATGTTGGGAAGCACTCCTCGCAGACGGATGCCGCCCAGGGCTTTGGGGGAAAGTATGGAGTCCAACGGGACCGAGCTGACAAG TCAGCACTGGGCTTTGAATACAAGGGTGAGGTGGAAAAACACTCGTCCCAGAAAG ATTACTCCAAGGGCTTTGGTGGCCGTTACGGTGTGGAGAGGGACAAGGTGGACAAAGCAGCAGTAGGATTTGACTACAAGAGCCAGGCAGAGAAGCATGACTCTCAGAAAG ACTATTCTGTGGGCTTTGGTGGGAAGTTCGGTGTCCAGAAGGATCGTCAGGACAAGAGTGCCCTTGGCTGGGACCATCAGGAGGAAGTGCAACCCCATGCATCCCAAACAG ACTATGCCAAGGGTTTTGGAGGCCGTTACGGGATCCAGAAGGACAGAGTAGATAAG AGTGCTGCTGGCTTTAGTGAGATGGCAGCTCCCACCTCCTCGTATGAGAAAACAAGACCACTGGAGGCAG GAGCTTCCAGTGGCACCAGAAGCCTGCGGTCACAGTTTGAAAACATGGCTAAgtcagcagaggaggagagcagaaggcaggcagaggaggaccgGGTGAGGCGGCAGGCTCGGGAGTGCCAGGTGGCTCGGCAGAAG CAAATCCCGCAGAGGGAGAAGGACCACACAGAGGCAGTGCCTGCCACCGTGCCAGCAAGGGTGCCTGAGAGTGCTGACCGAGCCAGGCCTGCGTCACAAGGAGAACAG GCAAAAAGGGAAGATGAGGAAACACCACCCACTTTGCCACCAAGGCCAGCAGATCTGGGTGAAGAGCTATGCAAGATCCACAGCCAGGATCAGCCCATCTATAGTGAAAGCTTGGATGTCGGTGGAGACTATGAGGAGCTGCCAGAGCCCTCTGACTACTGTGACAGTACCAATGGAGGTGCTGACTATGAGGAGCTGCCAGCTCCTTTGGGAAAGCTAGATGCCATCTATGACcatggaggagatggaggtgaGGACTATGAGGAGATCCTTCCTGAGGAGCCCAACCAGAGTCAGCCCCACCTGG GGGAAATGGACAATGGTTATGAGGTGAAGAGCCCTGGGACCTGCGCAGTGGCTCTCTATGATTACCAAGGAG ATGGAGATGATGAGATTTCTTTTGATCCTGATGACACAATCACACACATCGAGATGGTAGACGAAGGCTGGTGGCGGGGGCAGTGCCGGGGCAAAGTAGGCCTCTTTCCAGCAAATTATGTGAAGCTTCTGCAGTGA
- the LOC129200290 gene encoding olfactory receptor 5V1-like, with amino-acid sequence MGSSQPLWREDQSHPASETFASWVVVLWSPGSQLSPSSHDAHFCPQTNPAGPMAGENQTQMTEFMLLGFSHGQPFFFVLFLAIYLATLLGNSAILTLVSLDPHLHSPMYFFLSHLSCLDICYSSVTVPKILANALRPQATISYRGCLAQMFFLMGCAGAECALLAVMAYDRYAAICQPLRYTHAMNRGVCVVAAVSCWLWGMLDSAVHTILASRLSFCGAVRLQHIFCDVPPLLSAACSNTRPSQVALHAASVFVGLSPFLLVVVSYLHILATIFRMPMATGRRKAFSTCSAHLLVVALYFMTANLNYNRPSSGYSAAADTLVSALYCIITPMLNPLIYSLRNQEVLRALRKAVWGRGTPGSPGSNA; translated from the coding sequence ATGGGAAGCTCTCAACCATTATGGAGAGAGGACCAAAGCCATCCTGCCAGTGAAACTTTTGCCTCATGGGTAGTTGTGCTCTGGTCTCCTGGCTCACAGTTATCACCTTCTTCTCACGATGCTCATTTCTGCCCACAGACCAACCCAGCTGGCCCCATGGCAGGTGAGAACCAGACTCAAATGACAGAGTTCATGCTCCTGGGCTTTTCCCACGGCCAGCCCttcttctttgttcttttcctggCTATTTACCTGGCCACGCTGCTGGGGAACTCTGCAATACTCACTCTTGTGTCCCTGGATCCCCATCTCCACAgccccatgtacttcttcctcagTCACCTGTCCTGCTTGGACATTTGCTACTCATCAGTGACGGTGCCCAAGATCCTGGCAAATGCCCTGCGCCCGCAGGCGACCATCTCCTACCGCGGATGCCTGGCACAGATGTTCTTCCTGATGGGGTGCGCGGGGGCTGAGTGCGCACTCCTGGCTGTCATGGCCTACGATCGATATGCAGCCATATGCCAGCCCCTGCGCTACACCCATGCCATGAACCGGGGTGTCTGTGTGGTGGCAGCTGTCAGCTGCTGGCTCTGGGGGATGCTGGACTCGGCTGTGCACACTATCCTGGCCTCCAGGCTCTCTTTCTGCGGGGCTGTCCGGCTCCAGCACATCTTCTGTGATGTCCCCCCACTGCTGAGTGCTGCGTGCAGCAACACCCGCCCCAGCCAAGTGGCACTCCACGCTGCCAGTGTCTTTGTAGGCCTCAGCCCCTTCCTGCTTGTTGTCGTCTCCTACCTCCACATCCTGGCCACCATATTCAGGATGCCTATGGCTACCGGCCGGCGCAAGGCCTTCTCCACGTGCTCTGCCCATCTGCTTGTGGTTGCCCTGTACTTTATGACGGCCAACCTGAACTATAACCGGCCCAGCTCTGGCTACTCCGCAGCAGCTGACACACTGGTCTCCGCACTGTACTGCATCATCACCCCCATGCtaaaccccctcatctacagcctCCGCAACCAGGAGGTGCTGAGGGCCCTGCGGAAGGCCGTATGGGGACGGGGCACGCCAGGGTCCCCAGGCAGCAACGCATGA
- the HCLS1 gene encoding hematopoietic lineage cell-specific protein isoform X3, with amino-acid sequence MWKAVVGHDVSVKIEAQGDDWDTDPDFVNDISEKEQRWGAKTIEGSGRAEHIDIHQLRNKVSEEHEVIKKKELETGPKASYGYGGKFGTERDRMDKCAVGHEYIADVGKHSSQTDAAQGFGGKYGVQRDRADKSALGFEYKGEVEKHSSQKDYSKGFGGRYGVERDKVDKAAVGFDYKSQAEKHDSQKDYSVGFGGKFGVQKDRQDKSALGWDHQEEVQPHASQTDYAKGFGGRYGIQKDRVDKSAAGFSEMAAPTSSYEKTRPLEAGASSGTRSLRSQFENMAKSAEEESRRQAEEDRVRRQARECQVARQKQQIPQREKDHTEAVPATVPARVPESADRARPASQGEQAKREDEETPPTLPPRPADLGEELCKIHSQDQPIYSESLDVGGDYEELPEPSDYCDSTNGGADYEELPAPLGKLDAIYDHGGDGGEDYEEILPEEPNQSQPHLGEMDNGYEVKSPGTCAVALYDYQGDGDDEISFDPDDTITHIEMVDEGWWRGQCRGKVGLFPANYVKLLQ; translated from the exons ATGTGGAAAGCAGTCGTGGGACATGACGTGTCAGTGAAGATTGAGGCTCAGGGAGATGACTGGGACACTGACCCTGATTTTGTG AACGACATTTCCGAGAAGGAGCAGCGCTGGGGAGCTAAAACCATCGAAGGCTCCGGGCGCGCCGAGCACATCGA CATCCATCAGCTGAGGAACAAGGTATCAGAGGAACATGAGGTCATCAAGAAGAAGGAGCTGGAGACTGGCCCCAAGGCCTCCTATGGTTATGGGGGCAAATTTGGAACAGAGCGGGACCGAATGGATAAG TGCGCAGTGGGCCATGAGTACATTGCTGATGTTGGGAAGCACTCCTCGCAGACGGATGCCGCCCAGGGCTTTGGGGGAAAGTATGGAGTCCAACGGGACCGAGCTGACAAG TCAGCACTGGGCTTTGAATACAAGGGTGAGGTGGAAAAACACTCGTCCCAGAAAG ATTACTCCAAGGGCTTTGGTGGCCGTTACGGTGTGGAGAGGGACAAGGTGGACAAAGCAGCAGTAGGATTTGACTACAAGAGCCAGGCAGAGAAGCATGACTCTCAGAAAG ACTATTCTGTGGGCTTTGGTGGGAAGTTCGGTGTCCAGAAGGATCGTCAGGACAAGAGTGCCCTTGGCTGGGACCATCAGGAGGAAGTGCAACCCCATGCATCCCAAACAG ACTATGCCAAGGGTTTTGGAGGCCGTTACGGGATCCAGAAGGACAGAGTAGATAAG AGTGCTGCTGGCTTTAGTGAGATGGCAGCTCCCACCTCCTCGTATGAGAAAACAAGACCACTGGAGGCAG GAGCTTCCAGTGGCACCAGAAGCCTGCGGTCACAGTTTGAAAACATGGCTAAgtcagcagaggaggagagcagaaggcaggcagaggaggaccgGGTGAGGCGGCAGGCTCGGGAGTGCCAGGTGGCTCGGCAGAAG CAGCAAATCCCGCAGAGGGAGAAGGACCACACAGAGGCAGTGCCTGCCACCGTGCCAGCAAGGGTGCCTGAGAGTGCTGACCGAGCCAGGCCTGCGTCACAAGGAGAACAG GCAAAAAGGGAAGATGAGGAAACACCACCCACTTTGCCACCAAGGCCAGCAGATCTGGGTGAAGAGCTATGCAAGATCCACAGCCAGGATCAGCCCATCTATAGTGAAAGCTTGGATGTCGGTGGAGACTATGAGGAGCTGCCAGAGCCCTCTGACTACTGTGACAGTACCAATGGAGGTGCTGACTATGAGGAGCTGCCAGCTCCTTTGGGAAAGCTAGATGCCATCTATGACcatggaggagatggaggtgaGGACTATGAGGAGATCCTTCCTGAGGAGCCCAACCAGAGTCAGCCCCACCTGG GGGAAATGGACAATGGTTATGAGGTGAAGAGCCCTGGGACCTGCGCAGTGGCTCTCTATGATTACCAAGGAG ATGGAGATGATGAGATTTCTTTTGATCCTGATGACACAATCACACACATCGAGATGGTAGACGAAGGCTGGTGGCGGGGGCAGTGCCGGGGCAAAGTAGGCCTCTTTCCAGCAAATTATGTGAAGCTTCTGCAGTGA